One genomic region from Eremothecium gossypii ATCC 10895 chromosome I, complete sequence encodes:
- the PET20 gene encoding Pet20p (Syntenic homolog of Saccharomyces cerevisiae YPL159C (PET20)): protein MFCACRRNILSISRARVPTFGRIRYQSSFTFNDNASLLAEEQAAEVQNGTGKNARSEGASASPAAKVTVEAGRPEESRRARKRDYSWFPVAPSTQHLTNEDIALSNLFSRQRPITPTPREDGVQHLILVLELPDLLPRKSGLAGHTRSSEWNTVPPAMLKAMARFRPPPGTRRGGRRRPVLPPTRKRED, encoded by the coding sequence ATGTTTTGCGCTTGTCGTAGAAACATACTCTCGATTAGTCGAGCAAGAGTGCCGACTTTTGGGAGGATCAGATACCAGTCTTCGTTTACATTCAATGATAACGCCTCTCTGCTTGCAGAGGAGCAAGCTGCGGAGGTTCAGAATGGGACCGGCAAGAATGCGCGCTCTGAAGGTGCATCCGCCTCACCTGCGGCCAAAGTCACCGTTGAAGCAGGACGCCCTGAAGAGAGTAGACGGGCACGCAAGCGTGACTACTCATGGTTCCCTGTCGCACCCAGCACACAGCATCTCACAAATGAGGACATAGCACTATCGAACCTGTTTTCCAGGCAGCGGCCAATTACACCGACGCCCCGCGAGGATGGCGTACAGCATTTAATTTTGGTGCTGGAGCTGCCGGACTTGCTACCTCGAAAGTCGGGGCTTGCGGGTCACACGCGGAGCTCAGAATGGAACACTGTTCCGCCTGCAATGTTGAAGGCGATGGCCCGATTCCGCCCTCCGCCCGGGACACGTAGAGGCGGGAGGCGCCGGCCGGTGCTACCGCCAACGCGTAAGCGTGAAGACTAA
- the MGP12 gene encoding Mgp12p (Syntenic homolog of Saccharomyces cerevisiae YDR286C) has translation MRPFWGHLLYYPSAEAYRNSRNYFSTVSSMLGHLVRRIHIARACNTQHNVRLQLFSKEHCGLCDNAKVAVANLLKRPEYQGLEVDTIDITLPENKTWWDKYCLDVPVLHVENKKDSGRMKKIFHRVQEEQLIKTIKDIEN, from the coding sequence ATGAGACCTTTTTGGGGACATTTGCTGTATTATCCATCTGCCGAAGCATACAGAAACTCGCGGAATTACTTCTCTACCGTCAGCAGCATGCTGGGACACCTCGTAAGACGCATCCATATTGCACGCGCATGCAACACGCAACATAATGTTAGACTTCAGCTGTTCTCAAAAGAACACTGTGGTCTGTGTGACAATGCGAAGGTAGCTGTGGCTAATTTGCTGAAGAGACCTGAATACCAAGGTCTGGAAGTTGATACCATTGATATAACCCTCCCCGAGAATAAGACTTGGTGGGATAAGTACTGTCTTGATGTTCCCGTTCTACATGTAGAGAATAAGAAAGACTCCGGCCGGATGAAGAAGATCTTCCATAGAGTCCAAGAAGAACAACTAATTAAAACAATAAAGGATATTGAAAATTAA
- the CDC60 gene encoding leucine--tRNA ligase CDC60 (Syntenic homolog of Saccharomyces cerevisiae YPL160W (CDC60)) yields MSTVNSKGSKSSKGSKGLVLENTARRDTLIAIEKKYQQLWQEERLFEVDAPTLEDEPATVDSEELQRRHPKFMATMAYPYMNGVLHVGHCFTMSKVEFSVGFERMNGKRALFPLGFHCTGMPILACADKLKREAEMFGEDFANAPAAEEEEELEVREDSKPGSEDVTKFKAKKSKAVAKQGRSKYQFEIMMQLGIAREDVIKFADAQHWLTYFPPLCEEDCTAIGARVDWRRAYITTDMNQYYDAFVRWQMNKLREAGKVKFGERYTIYSERDGQACMDHDRQSGEGVTPQEYVGIKIEVLEFAAEAQEIIDNSGLDKSKKIHFIAATLRPETMYGQTCCFVSPTLQYGVFDAGDSYYITTERAFKNMSYQKLTPQRGYYKPLFTIEGKKFVGSKVQPPLSVYKEVRILPMENVIASKGTAVVTCVPSNSPDDYMTTQELKNKPEYYGIKPEWIDFEILPIISTEKYGDFIAKAICEEMKIRSPRDIIPLAEAKKLAYKEDFYNGVMIYGPLKGTKVAQAKNLVRDQLIAEGKAFIYNEPESVVISRSGDECIVSLEDQWYLDYGEPTWKKQAEECLEEMCLFAPEVKNHFEGVLDWLKNWAVSRTYGLGTRLPWDPKYLIESLSDSTIYHAFYTFSHLLFKDYYGKEVGPLGIKAEQMTDEVFDYIFQNIDEVKETTIPLESLQKLRREFEYFYPLDVSISGKDLIPNHLTFFIYNHVALFPKKFWPRGIRANGHLMLNNAKMSKSTGNFMTLKQIVEKFGADASRIALADAGDSMEDANLDEANANAAILRLFNFKEWAQEIVQEVDSLRTGELTDFFDLAFENEMNALIEETYKQYELTNYKGALKFGLFDYQASRDYYRESCGVMHRDLVLRYIETQILMLAPIAPHFCDYIYREVLGHTESVQVAKFPRASKPVDAGVLSALEYLRDLQRSIREAEGQALKKRKGKGSDVDPTKPAKLSMYITESFPSWQTKYIEMVRELFEQQKLDDNQILKSKVEPKDMKRAMPFISMLKQRLASESPSTVFNRELLFDEESIVKSTLDAIKRACQAIKVDVYQFIVFPHGSTKGRDILTGEEQEVPVCKATENALPGQPGICINNL; encoded by the coding sequence ATGTCAACTGTCAATTCTAAGGGCTCCAAGAGCTCGAAGGGCTCGAAGGGGCTGGTTTTAGAGAACACGGCACGCAGAGACACGCTGATTGCAATTGAAAAGAAGTACCAGCAGCTATGGCAGGAGGAGCGGCTGTTCGAGGTGGATGCGCCTACGTTGGAGGACGAGCCGGCGACGGTGGACAgcgaggagctgcagcggcggcaTCCGAAGTTTATGGCGACCATGGCATACCCGTACATGAACGGGGTTTTGCACGTGGGGCACTGCTTCACGATGTCGAAGGTGGAGTTCTCTGTGGGGTTCGAGCGGATGAACGGCAAGCGCGCGTTGTTCCCTCTGGGGTTCCACTGCACGGGTATGCCGATCCTGGCGTGCGCGGACAAGCTGAAGCGCGAGGCGGAGATGTTTGGCGAGGACTTTGCGAacgcgccggcggcggaggaggaggaagagctgGAGGTGCGCGAGGACTCGAAGCCGGGGTCTGAGGACGTGACGAAGTTCAAGGCGAAGAAGTCGAAGGCTGTTGCGAAGCAGGGCCGCAGCAAGTACCAGTTCGAGATCATGATGCAGCTCGGAATTGCGCGTGAGGACGTCATCAAGTTCGCCGATGCGCAGCATTGGCTGACCTACTTCCCGCCACTGTGCGAGGAAGACTGTACCGCGATCGGTGCCCGTGTCGACTGGCGCCGTGCGTACATCACCACCGACATGAACCAGTACTATGATGCGTTTGTGAGATGGCAGATGAACAAGCTGCGTGAGGCGGGCAAGGTCAAGTTCGGCGAGCGTTACACCATCTATTCGGAGAGGGATGGCCAGGCCTGTATGGACCACGACAGACAGTCGGGCGAGGGTGTGACTCCCCAGGAGTATGTCGGCATCAAGATCGAGGTGCTTGAGTTTGCTGCCGAGGCCCAGGAGATCATAGACAACTCGGGCTTGGATAAATCCAAAAAGATACATTTCATTGCCGCCACCCTAAGGCCTGAAACCATGTATGGCCAGACGTGCTGTTTCGTATCGCCAACTTTGCAGTACGGTGTTTTTGACGCGGGTGACTCCTACTACATCACCACTGAGCGTGCGTTCAAGAACATGTCTTACCAAAAACTGACGCCGCAGAGAGGCTACTACAAACCATTGTTCACAATTGAGGGTAAGAAGTTTGTGGGCAGTAAAGTACAGCCGCCATTGTCAGTATACAAGGAGGTCAGAATATTGCCAATGGAAAACGTCATTGCATCTAAAGGCACTGCTGTGGTCACCTGTGTGCCTTCCAACTCGCCTGACGATTACATGACCACTCAAGAGTTGAAGAACAAGCCAGAGTATTATGGTATTAAACCGGAGTGGATTGACTTTGAGATTCTTCCTATAATATCCACTGAAAAGTACGGTGACTTCATTGCTAAGGCTATCTGCGAAGAGATGAAGATTCGCTCTCCTAGAGACATAATTCCGCTAGCAGAAGCTAAGAAGCTTGCGTACAAAGAGGATTTCTACAATGGTGTGATGATATACGGACCTCTAAAGGGCACCAAGGTCGCCCAAGCAAAGAACCTGGTCAGAGATCAATTGATTGCAGAGGGCAAGGCCTTCATCTACAATGAACCAGAATCTGTCGTAATTTCTCGTTCTGGTGATGAGTGTATTGTTTCTCTTGAGGATCAATGGTACCTAGACTACGGTGAGCCAACATGGAAGAAGCAGGCAGAGGAGTGCTTAGAAGAAATGTGCCTGTTTGCTCCTGAGGTTAAAAACCATTTCGAGGGTGTGCTTGACTGGTTGAAGAACTGGGCTGTTTCTCGTACTTACGGTCTAGGTACCCGTCTTCCATGGGATCCAAAGTACTTGATTGAGTCTCTTTCTGACTCCACTATCTACCATGCTTTCTACACCTTCTCCCATCTCTTATTCAAAGACTACTATGGAAAGGAGGTAGGCCCTCTAGGCATTAAAGCTGAACAGATGACAGACGAGGTCTTTGACTATATCTTCCAGAATATTGACGAGGTTAAGGAAACCACCATACCTCTGGAATCCTTGCAGAAATTGAGAAGAGAGTTTGAATACTTCTATCCCTTGGATGTTAGCATTTCCGGTAAGGATTTGATTCCAAACCACTTGACGTTCTTCATTTACAACCATGTTGCTTTGTTCCCTAAGAAATTCTGGCCTAGAGGTATCAGAGCAAACGGCCATTTGATGTTGAACAATGCCAAGATGTCTAAATCTACCGGTAACTTCATGACGTTGAAGCAGATAGTTGAGAAGTTTGGTGCCGACGCCTCTCGTATCGCCTTGGCTGATGCAGGTGACTCTATGGAAGATGCCAACCTAGATGAGGCCAACGCTAATGCGGCAATCTTGAGGTTGTTCAACTTCAAGGAATGGGCCCAAGAGATTGTCCAAGAGGTTGACAGCTTGCGTACCGGAGAGCTGACCGATTTCTTTGATCTAGCATTCGAGAATGAAATGAATGCTTTGATTGAGGAGACGTACAAACAGTACGAATTGACCAACTACAAGGGTGCCTTGAAGTTCGGTCTATTCGACTATCAGGCTTCTAGAGATTATTATAGAGAGTCGTGTGGCGTCATGCACAGAGACCTAGTTCTGCGCTACATCGAAACGCAGATTTTGATGCTTGCGCCTATTGCGCCTCATTTCTGTGATTACATATACCGTGAGGTTCTGGGACACACTGAATCTGTCCAGGTTGCCAAGTTCCCTCGTGCTTCAAAGCCAGTCGATGCTGGAGTCCTCTCGGCCCTAGAGTACTTGCGTGACCTACAAAGAAGTATCCGGGAGGCTGAAGGCCAGGCTCTAAAGAAGAGAAAGGGCAAGGGTTCCGATGTTGACCCAACGAAACCTGCTAAGCTCTCCATGTACATTACGGAGTCCTTCCCATCATGGCAGACCAAGTACATCGAAATGGTTCGGGAACTCTTTGAACAGCAAAAGTTGGACGACAACCAAATTTTGAAGTCGAAGGTTGAGCCTAAGGACATGAAGCGGGCGATGCCATTCATCTCGATGCTGAAACAAAGACTAGCTTCTGAATCGCCATCCACCGTCTTTAACAGAGAATTGCTCTTTGATGAGGAATCGATCGTGAAGTCCACGTTGGATGCCATTAAGCGGGCTTGTCAAGCCATCAAGGTTGACGTGTACCAGTTCATCGTGTTCCCACACGGTTCTACCAAGGGCAGAGATATCCTGACTGGCGAGGAACAGGAGGTACCTGTCTGTAAAGCTACTGAAAATGCACTTCCAGGCCAGCCGGGGATTTGTATCAACAATTTGTGA
- the ENV9 gene encoding Env9p (Syntenic homolog of Saccharomyces cerevisiae YOR246C (ENV9)): protein MMDKLDLDQLPYYDPRVERKVALVTGGNSGIGWYTVLHLYMHGFIVYVGGRNSSRVHKAIKEIKQEAENRLETARQDPHDELERCLGELRYLPIDLTDLRSVEKAAKKFRAQESTLDVLINNAGVMALPYELTHDGFEVQMQTNYVSHFLLTMRLLPYVKRSGGRVVTLSSIGHKIQFTYCPLDCHFDYRPNIFFTWLRYAMAKTAAIQFTKMLAIKHPDVMCIAVHPGLVMNTNLFSYWTRLPIVGIIFWIFFQIVGFCFGVSNEEGSIGTLKSALSPALTLERDNGKYFTTGGVESRPSSVANNLDNAASTWIWTVHQLRDRGYEI from the coding sequence ATGATGGATAAGTTGGATCTCGATCAGTTGCCGTACTACGACCCACGGGTCGAAAGGAAGGTAGCGCTGGTTACCGGGGGGAACAGCGGGATTGGATGGTATACGGTGTTGCATCTGTACATGCACGGATTTATCGTATACGTGGGCGGACGAAACAGCTCGCGTGTGCATAAGGCTATCAAGGAAATCAAGCAGGAGGCAGAGAACCGGCTGGAAACGGCGCGGCAGGACCCGCACGACGAGCTGGAGCGCTGCCTGGGCGAGCTGCGGTACCTGCCTATCGACCTCACGGACCTGCGGTCGGTCGAGAAGGCGGCCAAAAAATTTCGTGCGCAGGAGAGCACGCTCGACGTGCTCATCAACAACGCAGGCGTGATGGCGCTGCCTTACGAGCTGACGCACGACGGCTTCGAGGTGCAGATGCAGACCAACTACGTCTCGCACTTCCTGCTGACCAtgcgcctgctgccgtACGTGAagcgcagcggcggccgcgTGGTCACGCTGTCGTCCATCGGCCACAAGATCCAGTTCACGTACTGCCCGCTGGACTGCCACTTCGACTACCGCCCCAACATCTTCTTCACGTGGCTGCGCTACGCCATGGCCAAGACGGCGGCCATCCAGTTCACGAAAATGCTCGCCATCAAGCACCCCGACGTCATGTGCATCGCCGTACACCCCGGCCTTGTCATGAACACCAACCTCTTCAGCTACTGGACCCGCCTGCCCATCGTCGGCATTATTTTCTGGATCTTCTTCCAGATCGTGGGCTTCTGCTTCGGCGTGTCCAACGAGGAGGGCTCCATCGGCACCCTCAAGAGCGCGCTTTCCCCGGCCCTCACCCTGGAGCGCGACAACGGCAAGTACTTCACCACCGGTGGTGTAGAGTCCCGCCCGAGCTCCGTGGCGAACAATCTGGACAATGCCGCTTCCACCTGGATTTGGACTGTTCACCAGCTCCGAGACCGGGGCTATGAGATTTAA
- the BEM4 gene encoding Bem4p (Syntenic homolog of Saccharomyces cerevisiae YPL161C (BEM4)), which translates to MSSEQDSVKNWLSDTPGRRSGQSEMDYEEVLFGLEPLINARSAAELLELELAGLEQCGAVLDQLAVHLRAPANRDLVRESGLLRQLLRAQALVFEAAFQGGGSSDALLQVGSELVRCAANAMVDNDDNRREFHSLAGADGHPLLEHYLPKVLQMGEREGPVGALKMRAIAMLQNFCLDSPEYRLQCAQTVPGPLIACLREMGDAYMEEDAALALKLGLELLADLAEDYASKATLDELEFLASLLCRMASACESADPEAAAESEGSEDSGADALQALCGVVEAIADKSAALDLSDKERCSALQRALFDSLDALHAKEFPNKLIVVRRITSSIGYISANEKCPNRHMRTLCYSVLERSQDGYALCGALFVLANSISGRSDVDEVLAQVPLQRQVRVARGFTDPVQFQSFLDLFRKCLNLVTALTFSAEHQDALFSVVRTCHDQARYYAGLAPLVDSFLNKLLAIFPGAALAAHGAVLDVAAERGGISACLLLEKVSKVPGVAPETFARLLDAIFKFQESANGGVSLQHLFHVTRALGVYLHDTDARSSQLLLSQYSDKLTLLLSSVLSLRDKDDPAATSVLNNAKFMAGMVWNTSQNTPELQGQDMADLVKAAKALL; encoded by the coding sequence ATGAGCAGTGAACAAGACAGCGTGAAAAATTGGCTCTCTGACACACCCGGCCGACGCAGCGGACAGAGCGAGATGGACTACGAAGAGGTTTTATTCGGGCTGGAGCCACTGATCAACGCGCGGAGCGccgcggagctgctggagctggagctggcggGCCTGGAGCAGTGTGGCGCTGTGCTGGACCAACTGGCAGTGCatctgcgcgcgccggccAACCGCGACCTAGTACGCGAGAGCGGGCTGCTGCGACAGTTGCTGCgggcgcaggcgctggtgTTCGAAGCGGCGTTCcagggcggcggcagcagcgatGCGCTGCTACAGGTGGGATCTGAGCTGGTGCGCTGCGCAGCGAATGCGATGGTGGACAACGACGACAACCGGCGGGAGTTTCATTCGCTGGCCGGGGCGGACGGCCacccgctgctggagcacTATTTGCCGAAGGTGCTGCAGATGGGGGAGCGCGAGGGGCCCGTCGGCGCGCTGAAGATGCGCGCGATCGCGATGCTGCAGAACTTTTGTCTGGACAGTCCCGAATACAGACTGCAGTGCGCGCAGACCGTGCCCGGGCCGCTGATCGCCTGCCTCAGAGAGATGGGGGACGCATACATGGAGGAGGACGCGGCGCTGGCTCTGAAGCTGGGGCTGGAGCTGCTTGCGGACCTTGCGGAGGACTACGCGTCTAAGGCCacgctggacgagctggagTTCCTAGCCTCGCTGCTCTGCCGCATGGCGTCGGCATGCGAATCTGCAGACCCGGAGGCTGCAGCGGAGTCCGAGGGTTCGGAAGACTCTGGTGCGGATGCGCTGCAGGCCCTCTGCGGTGTTGTAGAGGCCATTGCCGACAAGAGCGCCGCGCTAGACCTCTCAGATAAAGagcgctgcagcgcgctgcagcgcgcgctcTTCGACTCGCTGGATGCGCTCCACGCGAAGGAATTTCCCAATAAGCTCATAGTAGTGCGTCGTATAACGTCGAGCATCGGCTACATTTCCGCGAATGAAAAGTGCCCCAACCGGCACATGCGCACTCTCTGCTACAGCGTGCTGGAACGTTCGCAGGACGGCTACGCTCTATGCGGGGCGCTATTCGTACTGGCCAATTCCATCTCCGGACGGAGCGACGTGGACGAAGTCCTCGCACAGGTtccgctgcagcgccaggTCCGGGTCGCCCGGGGTTTCACGGACCCTGTCCAGTTCCAGAGCTTCCTGGATCTCTTCCGCAAATGCCTGAACCTTGTCACGGCGCTCACATTCAGCGCGGAGCACCAGGACGCTCTGTTCTCGGTGGTGCGGACCTGCCACGACCAGGCCCGCTACTACGCCGGCCTGGCGCCGCTCGTTGACTCGTTCCTTAACAAGCTCCTCGCCATCTTCCCGGGCGCGGCCCTTGCCGCCCACGGCGCGGTACTCGACGTCGCTGCCGAGCGCGGCGGGATCTCCGCCTGCCTGCTCCTGGAGAAAGTCTCCAAGGTGCCCGGCGTTGCGCCAGAGACCTTCGCACGCCTGCTGGATGCCATCTTCAAGTTCCAAGAGTCCGCAAACGGCGGCGTGTCCCTGCAACATTTGTTCCATGTCACACGTGCTCTTGGCGTCTACCTGCATGACACAGACGCCCGGTCCAGCCAGTTGCTGCTGTCGCAATATTCCGACAAGctgacgctgctgctgtcgtCTGTACTTTCCCTGAGGGACAAAGACGACCCCGCCGCTACCAGTGTCCTAAACAACGCCAAATTCATGGCAGGCATGGTCTGGAACACCTCGCAGAATACTCCGGAGCTACAAGGGCAAGACATGGCAGACCTAGTGAAGGCTGCGAAGGCTCTGCTGTAG
- a CDS encoding AAL088W-Ap (NOHBY121; No homolog in Saccharomyces cerevisiae; Syntenic homolog of Kluyveromyces lactis KLLA0D06083g), translating to MSDILELDIVRNDIGPVLEEYFTDREQFVLFAQEQDYDIDTCMELCDTVRCLNEAMDETDSSHGGRNP from the coding sequence ATGTCTGATATACTGGAACTTGATATTGTGAGAAACGACATTGGCCCTGTGCTTGAGGAATACTTTACCGACAGAGAGCAGTTCGTCCTTTTCGCCCAGGAGCAGGACTATGATATAGACACGTGCATGGAGCTTTGTGACACGGTGCGCTGCCTCAACGAAGCGATGGACGAAACAGACTCTAGCCACGGAGGACGTAACCCGTGA
- a CDS encoding uncharacterized protein (Syntenic homolog of Saccharomyces cerevisiae YPL162C), protein MGAENSCRLLGPVALFIQFFMAAVAVGGLLVKRQYEHPKRTWRVWSYDVGKQMIGSAGIHLLNVLLSIMKSQGLLGTLKKTDDQCDWFFVNLLMDTTVGIPILWCWLVLIHKGLQALGVQNIESGNYYPTLDKPEPGAAVPRTGPMFSAFVKQLLVFVSGLAMMKVCIFLLLGCFEQLANLFADLVLGWSDPWPNLQVFLVMFVFPVLLNCFQYFCVDNIIKLPSDRLTRQNVDNFDQESIFEQNGVYVPTLLAAAKQTYLAV, encoded by the coding sequence ATGGGTGCGGAAAACTCATGCCGGCTATTGGGACCGGTGGCGCTCTTCATCCAGTTCTTCATGGCGGCCGTGGCCGTCGGGGGATTGCTAGTTAAGCGCCAGTACGAGCACCCCAAGCGCACGTGGCGGGTGTGGTCATACGATGTGGGAAAGCAGATGATCGGGTCTGCCGGGATACACCTGCTCAATGTGCTGCTGAGCATCATGAAGAGCCAGGGCCTGCTCGGCACGCTGAAAAAGACGGACGACCAGTGCGACTGGTTCTTCGTGAACCTCTTGATGGACACGACGGTCGGCATCCCGATTTTGTGGTGCTGGTTGGTGCTGATCCACAAGgggctgcaggcgctgggCGTGCAGAACATCGAGAGCGGCAACTACTACCCCACGCTGGACAAGCCGGAGCCCGGCGCCGCGGTGCCGCGCACCGGCCCGATGTTCAGCGCGTTCGTCAAGCAGCTCCTCGTGTTCGTGTCCGGGCTCGCCATGATGAAGGTGTGCATTTTCCTGCTGCTCGGCTGCTTCGAGCAGCTCGCGAACCTCTTCGCCGACCTCGTGCTCGGCTGGTCCGACCCCTGGCCCAACCTCCAGGTGTTCCTCGTCATGTTCGTGTTCCCCGTCCTGTTGAACTGCTTCCAGTACTTCTGCGTCGACAACATCATCAAGTTGCCATCCGACCGCTTGACCCGCCAGAACGTCGACAATTTCGACCAGGAGTCCATCTTCGAACAGAACGGCGTCTACGTGCCCACCCTGCTGGCAGCGGCGAAGCAAACATACCTGGCCGTGTGA